One genomic window of Psychrobacillus sp. INOP01 includes the following:
- the pnp gene encoding polyribonucleotide nucleotidyltransferase translates to MSEKKVFTYEWAGRPLQVEIGQLAKQANGAVLVRYGDTTVLSVATASKNPKNLDFFPLTVNYEEKLYAVGKIPGGFIKREGRPSERAILTSRLIDRPIRPLFPDGFRNEVQVISIVMSVDQNCSSEMAAMLGSSLALSVSDIPFDGPIAGAQVGLIGEELIINPTVEQMEKSTLDLTVAGTKDAINMVEAGAKEVSEETVLEAIMFGHNEIIKLIEFQEKVVAEVGKAKKDIPLFELDKVLFEEVKGICEAKLVQAIQVQEKHAREDAITEVKTEVLEQYTEKEATDETLKQVREILDAMVKDEVRRLITEDKIRPDGRGVAEIRPLSSEVGVLPRTHGSGLFTRGQTQALSVCTLGPLGDVQIIDGIGLEETKRFMHHYNFPQFSVGETGPIRAPGRREIGHGALGERALEAVIPDEADFPYTLRLVAEVLESNGSTSQASICASTLAMMDAGVPLKAPVAGIAMGLVKKGENYTILTDIQGMEDHLGDMDFKVAGTSKGITALQMDIKIDGLSRTILEEALEQAKIGRMQILESMLATISDPREKLSKYAPKIVVIKINPDKIRDVIGPGGKQINKIIDETGVKIDTEQDGTIYIASADEDMIARAKEIIENIVRVAQVGEYYLGKVKRIEKFGAFVEIFTGKDGLLHISEIQEERTKNVEDVLKLGDELLVKVIEIDNQGRVNLSRKVVLKEEKERAEQQENK, encoded by the coding sequence ATGAGTGAAAAGAAAGTATTTACGTACGAATGGGCAGGACGCCCGTTGCAAGTAGAGATAGGACAACTTGCAAAACAAGCGAACGGAGCAGTACTAGTAAGATATGGTGATACAACTGTATTATCTGTAGCAACTGCATCTAAAAATCCTAAGAATTTAGATTTCTTCCCGTTAACAGTGAACTACGAGGAAAAATTATATGCTGTAGGTAAAATTCCAGGTGGATTTATTAAACGTGAAGGACGTCCTTCGGAACGAGCAATCTTAACTAGTCGTTTGATTGACCGTCCAATCCGTCCTTTATTCCCAGATGGATTCCGTAACGAGGTGCAAGTTATTTCAATCGTTATGTCTGTTGACCAAAACTGTTCATCTGAGATGGCAGCAATGTTAGGTTCATCTTTAGCGCTTAGCGTTTCAGATATTCCTTTTGATGGCCCAATTGCAGGAGCACAAGTAGGGTTAATAGGTGAAGAACTTATTATTAATCCAACAGTAGAGCAAATGGAGAAGAGTACTTTAGATCTTACTGTTGCTGGAACAAAAGATGCGATCAACATGGTTGAAGCAGGAGCTAAAGAAGTTTCCGAGGAAACGGTGCTTGAAGCAATTATGTTCGGTCATAATGAAATTATCAAGTTAATCGAATTCCAAGAAAAAGTGGTAGCTGAAGTTGGTAAAGCGAAAAAAGATATTCCTCTATTTGAGTTAGATAAAGTACTTTTCGAAGAAGTGAAGGGCATTTGTGAAGCAAAACTTGTACAAGCAATTCAAGTACAAGAAAAACATGCTCGCGAAGATGCTATTACGGAAGTAAAAACAGAAGTTTTAGAACAATATACAGAAAAAGAAGCAACGGACGAAACGTTGAAGCAAGTGCGTGAAATTTTAGACGCAATGGTAAAAGACGAAGTTCGTCGTTTGATTACAGAAGACAAAATCCGTCCTGATGGTCGTGGAGTTGCAGAAATCCGCCCACTATCTTCAGAAGTTGGAGTATTGCCTAGAACACATGGTTCTGGATTGTTTACACGTGGTCAAACACAAGCTTTAAGTGTATGTACTTTAGGACCTCTAGGTGATGTTCAAATTATTGATGGTATTGGTCTAGAAGAAACAAAACGCTTTATGCACCATTATAACTTCCCACAATTTAGTGTTGGAGAAACTGGTCCTATTCGTGCTCCGGGTCGTCGTGAAATTGGACATGGTGCATTAGGAGAACGTGCTCTAGAAGCAGTTATTCCGGATGAAGCTGATTTCCCGTATACACTTCGCTTAGTAGCAGAAGTATTAGAATCGAATGGTTCTACATCACAAGCTAGTATTTGTGCGTCTACTCTAGCTATGATGGATGCAGGTGTTCCATTAAAAGCACCAGTTGCAGGAATTGCAATGGGACTTGTGAAAAAAGGCGAAAACTATACTATTTTAACGGATATACAAGGGATGGAAGATCATCTTGGAGATATGGACTTTAAAGTAGCTGGTACGTCTAAAGGAATTACAGCACTTCAAATGGATATTAAAATTGATGGACTATCAAGAACAATTCTGGAAGAAGCGCTTGAACAAGCAAAAATTGGCCGTATGCAAATTTTAGAAAGCATGCTTGCAACAATTTCTGACCCACGTGAGAAATTGTCAAAATATGCTCCTAAGATTGTCGTTATTAAGATTAATCCGGATAAAATCCGTGATGTAATTGGACCAGGTGGTAAACAAATTAATAAAATCATTGATGAAACTGGCGTAAAAATTGATACAGAGCAAGACGGTACAATTTATATTGCTTCAGCTGATGAAGATATGATTGCACGCGCTAAAGAAATTATCGAAAACATCGTGCGAGTTGCCCAAGTTGGCGAATACTACCTAGGAAAAGTAAAACGAATTGAAAAATTCGGTGCTTTCGTAGAAATATTCACAGGTAAAGACGGCTTATTGCATATTTCGGAAATTCAAGAAGAACGTACGAAAAATGTCGAAGATGTCCTTAAATTGGGTGATGAGCTACTAGTGAAGGTAATCGAAATCGACAATCAAGGTCGTGTCAACTTATCCCGTAAAGTTGTACTTAAAGAAGAAAAAGAACGTGCTGAACAACAAGAAAACAAATAA
- the rpsO gene encoding 30S ribosomal protein S15 produces MAITQERKNELIAEYRTHESDTGSADIQIAILTEEINSLNEHLRTHKKDHHSRRGLFKMVGRRRNLLKYLRENEVSRYRDLIAKLGLRR; encoded by the coding sequence ATGGCAATTACACAAGAACGCAAAAATGAATTAATCGCTGAGTACAGAACACACGAAAGTGATACTGGATCTGCTGATATTCAAATCGCAATTCTTACAGAAGAGATTAACTCTTTAAACGAACATTTACGTACTCATAAGAAAGATCATCACTCACGTCGTGGTCTATTCAAAATGGTTGGACGTCGTCGTAACTTGTTAAAATACTTACGTGAAAACGAAGTATCACGTTACCGTGATCTAATCGCAAAACTTGGATTACGTCGATAA
- a CDS encoding pitrilysin family protein, whose translation MINKITCNNGLRIVSEHIPYVRSVAVGIWVQAGSRYELPEENGLTHFIEHMLFKGTETRTAKQIAEEFDRIGGNINAFTSKENTCYYAKVLDHHAEHAVDILADMFFHSQFDANEIEKERQVVLEEINMVEDTPDDIVHEYLWQAMYENDPLGSPILGTEETLNSFTKETILAYMKKHYTPENVVISVAGNIPEGLIQHIETLFSRLDNKNNEKIHVETPNLKAVHVENFRETEQAHLCLAYPSLSVKADNIYSLVVMNNILGGSMSSRLFQEIREEKGLAYSIYSYHSSYEDTGALAIYGGTSSNQLEELSESIQQTIQNVLEKGFTETEVSNAKEQLKGNLLLGLESSNARMSRNGKNELLYGEHRSLDEVSESIDEVTLQSVMDLAAETFTHKPAISIIKPKVDQN comes from the coding sequence TTGATAAACAAAATTACATGTAATAATGGACTTCGAATTGTGTCTGAGCATATTCCATATGTACGTTCTGTAGCTGTGGGGATTTGGGTGCAAGCTGGGTCAAGATATGAGCTGCCAGAAGAAAATGGGTTAACTCATTTCATTGAACATATGTTATTTAAAGGAACTGAAACTAGAACAGCGAAACAAATTGCAGAAGAATTCGATCGCATTGGTGGAAATATCAATGCCTTCACATCTAAAGAAAATACGTGCTACTATGCTAAAGTATTGGATCATCATGCAGAACACGCCGTAGATATACTTGCAGATATGTTTTTCCATTCACAATTTGATGCAAACGAAATAGAGAAAGAAAGACAGGTTGTTCTAGAAGAGATTAACATGGTAGAGGACACACCAGATGATATCGTGCATGAATATTTATGGCAAGCAATGTACGAAAATGATCCTCTAGGTTCACCTATTTTAGGAACAGAGGAAACGTTGAATAGTTTCACAAAAGAAACGATCTTGGCATATATGAAAAAACATTATACTCCAGAAAATGTTGTCATTTCAGTTGCGGGTAATATTCCCGAAGGACTAATACAGCATATTGAAACGTTATTTAGCCGGTTAGACAATAAAAATAATGAGAAAATACATGTGGAAACTCCAAATTTGAAAGCAGTGCATGTGGAAAACTTTAGAGAGACAGAGCAAGCACATCTTTGTTTAGCTTATCCAAGTTTAAGTGTAAAAGCGGATAATATTTATAGTCTAGTAGTGATGAATAATATTTTGGGTGGTAGTATGTCTTCTAGGCTTTTCCAAGAAATTAGAGAAGAAAAAGGTCTTGCTTACTCTATCTATTCTTATCATTCTTCCTATGAAGATACAGGGGCACTTGCTATTTATGGTGGTACCTCAAGCAACCAACTAGAGGAACTATCAGAGTCTATTCAGCAAACGATACAAAACGTCCTTGAAAAGGGGTTTACTGAAACGGAAGTCTCCAATGCAAAAGAGCAACTAAAAGGTAATTTACTTCTTGGGTTAGAGAGCTCCAATGCTCGAATGAGCCGTAATGGTAAAAATGAATTACTCTACGGAGAACATCGTTCATTAGATGAAGTAAGTGAATCAATTGATGAAGTCACATTACAATCAGTAATGGATCTTGCTGCAGAGACATTCACTCATAAACCAGCCATATCCATCATCAAACCAAAAGTCGATCAAAACTGA